A single window of Anopheles moucheti chromosome 2, idAnoMoucSN_F20_07, whole genome shotgun sequence DNA harbors:
- the LOC128299267 gene encoding polyribonucleotide nucleotidyltransferase 1, mitochondrial, with amino-acid sequence MLHNIVKLGHCRRKVFHFLPHVRWTTRRRFITSATESPEVDVALSTGRILKISSGKYARFADGCSVVTIGDTAVMVTAVAKQKSQNASFLPLVVDYRQKSAAAGRIPTNFLRRELGPSEKEILSARLVDRSIRPLFPAEFRYDTQIVCNMLAIDSANPPDVQAINGASAALALSDIPWNGPVGAVRVGLVDNEVIINPTRKEMQLSMLDLVVTATRQNLVVMLEGRGNVVNENELRMAIKKGTKEAQLIINGIERLQKTYGKPKRPLEPLPVVDEEIQNAVQTMSEMRLREIFRDFSHDKFSRDQAVSKTRTDTIDKVWSSYPTADPSVISETFNKFVKGVFREMLLEENRRCDGRGLDDLRKISCSVNLHKPLHGSALFQRGQTQVFCTVALDSPESALRLDPIASLDSGMKSKNFFLHYEFPPYATGETGKIGPIGRREIGHGALAEKGLLPIIPNEHPFTIRLTSEVLESNGSSSMATVCAGSMALMDAGVPVQEAAAGVAIGLITKYENNDTKHLEDYRILTDLLGIEDYMGDMDMKVAGTRRGMTAIQADIKVPGIPLKVVMESLQKAMEARFKILDLMDETIGTTRTVRKDCWPVTDRLVIETHQRSKLLGPGGTNLRRLYLETGVQLTSDDDTSFRIFAPSEAAMHEAKEYLENLLKAEKIPDLEFGAIYTARIVELRDTGVMVTLYPSMPPTLLHNSQLDQRKIAHPSALGLQVGTEIQVKYFGRDPVSGYMRLSRKVLQGPATAMIRNLDRAAAATGGTAATNQTNNGADDVKS; translated from the exons ATGTTACACAATATAGTTAAGCTTGGCCACTGTCGAAGGAAAGTGTTTCATTTCTTACCGCACGTACGATGGACTACTCGGAGAAGGTTCATTACATCTGCAACGGAAAGTCCTGAAGTTGATGTAGCCCTCAGTACCGG GAGAATTTTAAAGatttcgtccgggaagtaTGCACGTTTCGCCGATGGATGTTCTGTCGTAACGATAGGCGATACGGCCGTAATGGTGACGGCTGTAGCTAAacagaaatcacaaaatgcATCTTTTCTACCGTTGGTGGTCGATTATCGGCAAAAGTCGGCGGCAGCCGGTCGCATACCGACCAACTTCCTTCGCCGTGAACTTGGCCCATCGGAGAAAGAAATACTATCGGCAAGACTAGTCGATCGTTCAATAAGGCCCTTGTTTCCCGCAGAGTTCCGGTACGACACACAGATCGTTTGCAATATGCTGGCGATCGATTCCGCAAACCCACCGGATGTTCAAGCGATTAATGGTGCATCGGCCGCGCTTGCTTTGAGTGATATTCCGTGGAATGGTCCTGTTGGAGCCGTTCGTGTAGGTCTCGTCGACAATGAGGTGATCATCAACCCGACACGCAAAGAAATGCAACTAAGCATGCTCGATCTTGTCGTCACGGCAACTCGACAAAATCTAGTCGTTATGCTTGAAGGACGCGGTAACGTAGTAAACGAAAACGAGCTTCGAATGGCCATCAAAAAGGGCACGAAAGAAGCTCAGCTCATTATTAACGGCATCGAGCGGCTGCAAAAAACTTACGGAAAACCCAAGCGACCTCTCGAACCACTTCCAGTGGTGGATGAAGAAATTCAAAACGCCGTCCAGACGATGTCGGAGATGAGATTGAGGGAAATATTTCGCGACTTTTCGCACGACAAGTTTAGCCGCGACCAGGCAGTCAGCAAGACGCGCACGGATACGATCGATAAGGTTTGGTCGAGCTATCCAACCGCAGATCCCAGCGTTATCTCCGAAACTTTCAACAAGTTCGTAAAGGGTGTGTTCCGGGAGATGTTGCTCGAGGAGAACCGTCGCTGCGATGGCCGAGGGCTTGATGATTTGCGCAAAATTAGCTGCTCGGTAAACCTACACAAACCACTGCACGGTTCGGCATTGTTCCAGCGCGGTCAGACGCAGGTGTTTTGTACAGTAGCTCTGGATTCTCCCGAAAGTGCGTTGCGTTTGGACCCGATCGCGTCACTCGACAGCGGTATGAAGTCGAAAAATTTCTTCCTAcattatgaatttccaccGTACGCCACGGGGGAGACCGGGAAAATCGGACCAATAGGACGGCGAGAGATAGGGCACGGAGCGCTTGCTGAGAAAGGTCTCTTACCAATTATTCCGAACGAACATCCGTTCACGATACGTCTTACCTCGGAGGTGCTGGAATCGAACGGTTCCAGCTCGATGGCAACGGTGTGTGCCGGTTCGATGGCACTGATGGACGCGGGAGTTCCGGTGCAAGAAGCAGCTGCCGGTGTAGCGATAGGTTTGATTACCAAGTACGAAAACAACGACACGAAACATTTGGAGGACTATCGCATACTTACGGATCTGCTCGGCATTGAAGACTACATGGGTGATATGGACATGAAGGTGGCTGGTACTCGGCGCGGCATGACAGCAATACAGGCCGACATAAAGGTGCCAGGCATACCATTGAAGGTGGTAATGGAATCGCTACAAAAAGCGATGGAGGCTCGCTTTAAGATTCTTGACCTAATGGACGAGACGATCGGTACGACACGTACCGTACGGAAAGATTGCTGGCCCGTAACGGATCGATTGGTGATCGAAACTCACCAACGCTCGAAGCTGCTCGGTCCCGGTGGCACCAATTTACGAAGATTGTACCTTGAAACTGGCGTACAGTTAACATCCGACGATGATACTAGCTTCCGGATATTCGCTCCATCCGAGGCAGCAATGCACGAAGCCAAGGAGTATCTTGAGAATCTGCTGAAAGCGGAAAAGATACCGGATCTTGAATTTGGAGCCATCTATACGGCCCGGATAGTGGAGCTACGAGACACGGGCGTGATGGTCACGCTGTATCCTTCGATGCCACCGACACTTCTTCACAACTCGCAACTCGATCAACGCAAG ATCGCTCATCCATCAGCGTTGGGATTGCAAGTAGGTACTGAAATACAGGTTAAATACTTTGGACGTGATCCGGTATCGGGATATATGCGTCTATCGCGTAAAGTATTGCAAGGTCCTGCTACTGCCATGATTCGGAATCTCGATCGTGCTGCTGCGGCAACCGGTGGAACTGCCGCCacgaatcaaacaaacaacggtGCGGATGATGTGAAAAGTTAG
- the LOC128310673 gene encoding synembryn: MDAESLNCLLSGEYGRVKDALGKFNKQNSQVFNFTHFTSTGQWVLIWNKLFDYLADPSMPHRVDCLMAIKVLARDKTYLNETVSVEQLDGLLLLAGIGPADGCDAPEEVQVEALKCLSNMIFQSTKCQEMCLNNASTEGIIRRVKMYKEAPYGYDIKYFDMKLLFLLTAINCDIRAKVRDQLHGLVYLVETLDLFMSQAAIFKEFNDKDLDLINEVLKVLFNLTVRSSNNLVPEEEEATQFHRLVTVLHDLFFYRTLNRDKIVLLHSNIVNLLTSVPVSCYIELVLSLTAKHDCSGAGDGSDPSTVVPFEGNNVYVLHVLVEFMRKNFQKAEKKSDQYEMLSPILTVLIKAVRADGGHRRYVRSIILPPLRDVRDRPEVGKELRNYLCSLLTSPCTQIADLSAELLFVLCKENVGRMIKYTGYGNAAGLFANRGLLGGRTGNGGEQYSSDSEDSDTEEYKQIQHAINPVIGCYEPPKPNPLEGMSEEQKEYEAMELVKLMEKLQRQGLIQPCKIGEDGRPQPVDHIMELQDEIPEQQRDHKRKT, from the exons ATGGATGCGGAAAGTTTGAACTGTTTGCTCAGCGGCGAGTACGGACGGGTGAAGGATGCGTTGGGGAAATTCAACAAACAG AATTCCCAAGTGTTTAACTTCACGCACTTTACCAGCACGGGCCAGTGGGTGCTCATATGGAACAAATTGTTCGACTATCTGGCGGACCCGTCCATGCCACACCGCGTCGATTGTTTGATGGCTATCAAAGTGCTTGCCCGCGATAAGACGTATCTGAATGAAACGGTTAGCGTGGAACAGCTCGAtgggttgctgctgttggccgGCATTGGACCCGCGGATGGATGTGACGCGCCCGAGGAGGTCCAGGTGGAAGCCCTCAAATGTCTCAGCAATATGATATTCCAAAGCACCAAGTGTCAGGAAATGTGTCTCAACAATGCTTCCACCGAGGGTATCATTAGGCGCGTGAAGATGTACAA GGAGGCGCCGTACGGATACGATATCAAATATTTCGACATGAAGCTGCTGTTTCTGCTGACAGCGATCAATTGTGATATACGAGCCAAAGTACGCGATCAACTGCACGGACTGGTGTACCTGGTGGAAACGCTTGATCTGTTCATGAGCCAAGCGGCAATATTTAAAGAATTCAAT GACAAAGACCTAGATCTAATCAATGAAGTGCTGAAGGTGTTATTCAATCTGACCGTGCGCTCATCGAACAATCTCGTGCCGGAGGAGGAAGAAGCAACCCAATTCCATCGTTTGGTAACCGTACTGCACGATCTTTTCTTTTACCGTACACTGAACCGGGACAAGATCGTACTGCTGCACTCGAACATCGTTAACCTGCTCACAAGCGTCCCGGTAAGCTGCTACATTGAGCTTGTTTTATCGCTGACGGCAAAACACGACTGTTCGGGTGCTGgtgatggtagcgaccctTCCACCGTCGTACCGTTCGAAGGAAACAATGTATACGTACTGCACGTGCTGGTAGAATTTATGCGCAAAAACTTCCAAAAGGCGGAAAAGAAATCTGACCAATATGAGATGCTGTCGCCGATACTGACCGTGCTGATAAAGGCGGTTAGAGCGGATGGTGGACATCGCCGGTATGTGAGATCGATCATTTTGCCACCGTTGCGTGATGTCCGCGATCGGCCGGAGGTGGGCAAGGAGTTACGGAACTACCTGTGCTCGTTGCTGACCAGTCCGTGCACTCAAATTGCCGATCTGTCGGCGGAGCTGTTGTTCGTTCTGTGTAAGGAGAACGTTGGCCGAATGATCAAGTACACCGGGTACGGGAATGCGGCAGGCCTTTTTGCCAACCGTGGACTGCTCGGTGGACGCACGGGTAATGGAGGCGAACAGTACTCATCGGACAGCGAGGACAGCGATACGGAGGAGTACAAGCAGATACAGCACGCTATCAATCCGGTGATCGGATGCTACGaaccaccgaaaccgaacccaCTGGAAGGTATGTCCGAGGAGCAGAAAGAGTACGAAGCGATGGAGCTGGTGAAGTTGATGGAGAAACTGCAGCGTCAGGGTTTGATACAGCCGTGCAAAATCGGTGAAGATGGGCGACCACAACCGGTGGACCATATAATGGAGCTGCAGGATGAAATACCGGAACAGCAGCGAGATCACAAGCGAAAAACTTAA
- the LOC128310435 gene encoding NADH dehydrogenase [ubiquinone] 1 alpha subcomplex subunit 9, mitochondrial → MASLILVNGVQLAKQQTGLLGIVCLKANYSSDAPHKLKTTNLAALKRGTGGRSSFNGIVATVFGSTGFLGRYVCNKLGKIGSQVIIPYRADHYEALRLKLVGDLGQVLFHPYDLRDEEAIYKAVKHSNVVINLVGRDWETKNFTFKDVHVDGARRLARIARQAGVEKFVHVSSLNATPHPQPFFTKEGSKFLQSKYYGELAVREEFPDAIVFRPSDIYGQEDRFLRYYAHIWRRQFRAMPLWYKGERTIKQPVYCSDLAQGIVNAIKDPDSQGQTYQAVGPRRYKLSALVDWFHQVMRKDEKWWGYYRYDLRYDPTFRVKVLLTEMLTPSFPIGDVHTERVEREYVNDEVQKGVPTLEDLGVNLTYMEDQVPWELRPYRAALYYDAELDEFEKPTPPQYIQ, encoded by the exons ATGGCATCTCTAATTCTCGTAAACGGGGTGCAACTGGCAA AACAACAAACCGGACTGTTGGGTATCGTGTGCCTGAAGGCAAACTATAGCAGCGATGCACCGCACAAGCTGAAAACCACCAACCTGGCAGCACTGAAGCGTGGTACTGGTGGCCGTTCGAGTTTCAACGGAATCGTAGCGACGGTGTTTGGCAGCACCGGGTTCCTGGGTCGCTACGTGTGCAACAAGCTGGGCAAAATTGGCAGTCAGGTCATCATCCCGTACCGTGCCGATCACTACGAAGCGTTGCGACTGAAGCTGGTCGGTGATCTCGGCCAGGTACTGTTCCATCCGTACGATCTGCGGGATGAGGAAGCGATTTACAAGGCGGTTAAACACTCGAACGTCGTGATCAATTTGGTGGGTCGCGACTGGGAGACTAAGAACTTTACCTTCAAGGATGTGCATGTGGACGGTGCGCGTCGGTTGGCTCGTATTGCGCGCCAAGCTGGTGTGGAGAAGTTTGTTCACGTTTCCAGCTTGAATGCAACGCCGCATCCACAACCGTTCTTCACGAAGGAAGGTAGCAAATTCCTGCAGAGCAAGTACTACGGTGAGCTGGCGGTGCGTGAAGAGTTCCCTGACGCGATCGTGTTCCGTCCGTCGGACATTTACGGACAGGAGGATCGGTTCCTGCGTTACTATGCGCACATCTGGCGCCGACAGTTCCGTGCCATGCCGCTGTGGTACAAGGGTGAACGCACCATCAAGCAGCCGGTGTACTGTTCGGATTTGGCGCAGGGTATTGTGAACGCGATCAAGGATCCGGACAGCCAGGGCCAGACGTATCAGGCGGTCGGTCCGCGTCGGTACAAATTGTCGGCCCTGGTCGATTGGTTCCATCAGGTGATGCGTAAGGACGAGAAATGGTGGGGTTATTATCGGTACGATCTACGCTACGATCCGACGTTCCGCGTGAAGGTGTTGCTGACGGAAATGCTGACGCCATCGTTCCCGATCGGTGATGTGCACACGGAGCGTGTCGAGCGCGAGTACGTTAACGACGAAGTGCAGAAAGGGGTACCGACGCTGGAAGATTTGGGTGTCAACTTGACGTACATGGAAGATCAG GTCCCATGGGAGCTGAGACCGTACCGTGCTGCCCTGTACTACGATGCTGAGCTGGATGAATTCGaaaaaccaacaccaccacagTACATCCAGTAG